Below is a window of Rhizobium jaguaris DNA.
CGAATTGCCTGAACTTCCCTATGATTACGAAGCGCTTTCCCCCTTCATGTCGCGTGAAACTCTCGAGTATCACCACGACAAGCACCACAAGGCCTATGTCGATAATGGCAATAAGCTGGCGGCCGAAGCGGGTCTTGCCGATCTTTCTCTCGAAGAGATCGTGAAGAAGTCTTTCGGCACCAATGCCGGTCTCTTCAACAATGCTGCCCAGCACTACAACCACATCCATTTCTGGAAGTGGATGAAGAAGGGCGGCGGCGGCAACAAGCTGCCGGGCAAGCTGGAAGCAGCCTTCGCCTCCGATCTCGGCGGCTATGACAAGTTCAAGGCCGATTTCGCCGCTGCCGGCGCCACCCAGTTCGGCTCCGGCTGGGCCTGGGTTTCCGTGAAGAACGGCAAGCTCGAAATCTCCAAGACCCCGAACGGCGAAAATCCGCTCGTTCATGGCGCCACGCCGATCCTCGGCGTCGACGTATGGGAACACTCCTACTACATCGACTACCGCAATCTGCGTCCGAAATATCTCGAGGCCTTCATCGACAGCCTGATCAACTGGGACTACGTCCTGGAACGCTACGAAGCCGCCACGAAGTAAGTTTGCCGCCTAGGCTTGCGTTTACACCCGGCGCTGTCCCAGCGTCGGGTGTTTTCATATCCGTCGTTTGATATTGTTCGATTGTCATCCTGCCAGCCCTAGGGAGGCTGTATGCCGTCTCCGTCTACTCCGCTCTTCCGTTTCGGTGTCGTCGCCGATCCGCAATATGCCGCCTTGGGACCCAATCTTGCCCTTGATCGCTACCCGGCGAAGAGCCTCGCCAAGCTTGAAGAGGCGATCGCGGAATTCAATCGGCACGATCTAGCCTTCGTCGTCACTCTTGGCGATATCATCGATGGCGGCTGGGAGAGTTTCGATTTGGTTTTGCCAGTCTACGAGACCTTACGGCATGCGCGACATTTCCTGCTCGGCAATCACGATTTTGCCGTCGCGGCGGAGCATTTGACGAAAGTCGCAAACCGCGTCGGTATGCCGTCGGCCTATTACGATTTCGCCCATGCCGGCTATCGTTTCATTGCGCTTGACGGCAACGAGATCAGCCTCTTCGCGCCACCGGAAGGCGATCCGCGCCGGGACGACGCTAAGGCGCTGATGAAGGCATTGCATGACGCGGGCGCGCTGAACCCGCACCGCTGGAATGCCTCAGTCAGCGACGCGCAATATACCTGGCTCGCCGCCAAGCTGCAGGACGCAAAAGCTGCCGGCGAGAAGGTGATCGTTATGAACCACTATCCGATCTTCCCGGAGAATTCGCATAACGCGTTCGACAGCGACAGTATGCTAGCGTTGCTCGCCGAACATGATCATGTCGTTGCCTATCTCAGCGGCCACAATCACGCTGGCAATTTCGGCGTCGTCGACGGCATCTATTTCATCAATTTCAAAGGCATGGTCGATACCGAAGACAGCAATGCCTATGCGATCGTCTCGGTGTACGAAGACCGGCTGGAAATTGCAGGATTCGGACGTGAGGAAAGCAGGGTACTGGCGCTGCAGGCGCTTAACGAGACCTCCGGCATCTTTTAAGCCGATAGGGAACGATCGGTACCGCTGAAAGTTTAGGGACGGAGGCTGCTGTGAGGCGGAGCTGATGTTTCCGACATTGCAAATTTTGACCATCTTAGTCGTCGCAGTCGCTATGGCGCTGGCACTGGCACATTTACTGGAGCTGCCAGGCAAGATGCGACTATCGAAAGAAGACTATCTGACGGTTCAGCGGATCTATTATCCCGGATTTACGATCGGTGGTGTTACCGAGCCGATAGGCGTTCTTTTGCTTCTGCTTCTCCTAGTTCTGACGCCAGCCAATACCGTCGCCTTCTGGCTGTTTGCTGCTGCCTTCGCTGCCATGGTCGTTATGCACGCGGTCTTTTGGTTGCTGATACAACCGGTCAATAATTTCTGGCTTAAAGATGTCGAGCTAAAAGGGTTGGGCGCGGGTTTCTTCTCTCAGGATCCATTTGGTGGCGGCCAGACCGCCGGCAAACCGGACTGGACCATGCTGCGTGACCGCTGGGAATGGTCGCATGCCGCACGTGCTGCCCTGGGATTGCTGGCTTTTATTTTGTTGGTGACCGCGGTCGCTTTGTAGCGTCTGTTCTTATTCCGCCGCGATCCGCATCTCCGCCACATCTCGCTTCGGCGGTGCGCCGAACATGCGGGTGTATTCGCGGCTGAACTGCGAAGCGCTTTCGTAACCGACCTGATAGGCTGCATTCTCCACATTGGCGCTGCCGGCGACCATGAGGCGGCGGGCCTCCAGCAGCCGCATCTGCTTCTGATATTGCAGCGGCGTCATCGAGGTCAGCGTTTTGAAATGCTGATGGAACGAAGAGGGGCTCATGCGCGCGGCGGCGGCAAGCTGTTCGATGCGCATCGGCTGGGTGAAATTGTCGCGCAGCAGGTGGATGGCATCGGCAATACGGCGTGTCTGGCTGTCCGGAAGCACAAGCTTGCAGACTTCGCCGCCATTCGGGCCGGTGAGCATCCAGAAACAGATTTCCCGCATGATCGCCGGATAGAGCACCGGAATAGCCCTCGGAGTCGCCAATAGGCTGGTCAATCGCACCAGGCATTCGGCAAGAGGCTGGCTGAGGTCCTCGACAAAGATCCCGAGGTCAGTCCCGCCAGTCGGCTTTGGTGGCACATCGAGTTGCTCCATCACCTCGCGCATCACGCCGACGTCGAATTCGAGGGAGATGGCGATGTAGGGCTTCTCCACGCTTGCCTCGATCACCCGGCCGGACGCGGGCAGCTCGATGCTGATGATGAGGGCTTGCATCTCGCCATAGTCGATCAGCCTGTCGTTCAGCATCAATTGCTTCGCACCCTGGACGACGACGCAAAGCGCCGGCTTGTAGACCATTGCATGCGGCATCTTCAATTCCGTCGAACGCATGATGTAAAGGCCGTCGATGCCGGTCGAAAATACCCCTCTGTCGTCGCTATCGTTGGCCTCGATGAATTGCGTGAGCGCATTTTTAAGAGCGGACGACATCTGCGTTCTCCGGAGCAAGCTGCTGCTTTACGGCTATCATAGCCGCGTCATCGTGCCCGGCAAGGCGGTTGGAGGAATAGGCAAGAAATTCGAGAGTTCCGGCATTCAAGGAGATGGCCCGGCGGGGTAGATTCCTGTCATCAAACATTCCTTGGAGAGCGGTAATGACGAATGAAAATCTAGATAAATCAAAGACAAAGATTGCAATCATTACGGGCGGCAGCCGCGGTCTCGGCCGAAATACGGCCATTCATCTCGCCCGCCGCGGCGTTGATACCATCTTGACCTATAACTCAAATAAGGCAGAGGCCGATAGCGCCGTCAGCGAAATCGAGGCGCTTGGCGGCAGGGCAGTAGCACTGCAACTCGATGCCGGCGACGTTGCTTCCTTTGACGGTTTCGCTGCCGAAGTCAGCCAAGCTCTGCGACGGGAATGGGATCGCGATCGCTTCGACTTTCTGGTCAACAATGCTGGCACGTCCCATCACGCGTCCTTCACGGAAACGACGGAAGCAGAGTTCGACAAGCTCTACAACGTCCATCTCAAGGGCGTATACTTCCTGACG
It encodes the following:
- a CDS encoding metallophosphoesterase codes for the protein MPSPSTPLFRFGVVADPQYAALGPNLALDRYPAKSLAKLEEAIAEFNRHDLAFVVTLGDIIDGGWESFDLVLPVYETLRHARHFLLGNHDFAVAAEHLTKVANRVGMPSAYYDFAHAGYRFIALDGNEISLFAPPEGDPRRDDAKALMKALHDAGALNPHRWNASVSDAQYTWLAAKLQDAKAAGEKVIVMNHYPIFPENSHNAFDSDSMLALLAEHDHVVAYLSGHNHAGNFGVVDGIYFINFKGMVDTEDSNAYAIVSVYEDRLEIAGFGREESRVLALQALNETSGIF
- a CDS encoding anthrone oxygenase family protein — encoded protein: MFPTLQILTILVVAVAMALALAHLLELPGKMRLSKEDYLTVQRIYYPGFTIGGVTEPIGVLLLLLLLVLTPANTVAFWLFAAAFAAMVVMHAVFWLLIQPVNNFWLKDVELKGLGAGFFSQDPFGGGQTAGKPDWTMLRDRWEWSHAARAALGLLAFILLVTAVAL
- a CDS encoding superoxide dismutase, with amino-acid sequence MAFELPELPYDYEALSPFMSRETLEYHHDKHHKAYVDNGNKLAAEAGLADLSLEEIVKKSFGTNAGLFNNAAQHYNHIHFWKWMKKGGGGNKLPGKLEAAFASDLGGYDKFKADFAAAGATQFGSGWAWVSVKNGKLEISKTPNGENPLVHGATPILGVDVWEHSYYIDYRNLRPKYLEAFIDSLINWDYVLERYEAATK
- a CDS encoding AraC family transcriptional regulator translates to MSSALKNALTQFIEANDSDDRGVFSTGIDGLYIMRSTELKMPHAMVYKPALCVVVQGAKQLMLNDRLIDYGEMQALIISIELPASGRVIEASVEKPYIAISLEFDVGVMREVMEQLDVPPKPTGGTDLGIFVEDLSQPLAECLVRLTSLLATPRAIPVLYPAIMREICFWMLTGPNGGEVCKLVLPDSQTRRIADAIHLLRDNFTQPMRIEQLAAAARMSPSSFHQHFKTLTSMTPLQYQKQMRLLEARRLMVAGSANVENAAYQVGYESASQFSREYTRMFGAPPKRDVAEMRIAAE
- a CDS encoding SDR family NAD(P)-dependent oxidoreductase; translated protein: MTNENLDKSKTKIAIITGGSRGLGRNTAIHLARRGVDTILTYNSNKAEADSAVSEIEALGGRAVALQLDAGDVASFDGFAAEVSQALRREWDRDRFDFLVNNAGTSHHASFTETTEAEFDKLYNVHLKGVYFLTQKLLPFIQDGGRIVNISSGLARFSNPGSSAYAVMKGAVEVLTRYLAKELGSRGIAVNTVAPGAIQTDFSGGIVRDNPEVNKMVASMTALGRAGLPDDIGPMIASLLSNDNRWVNGQRIEVSGGMAL